In one Sporomusa sphaeroides DSM 2875 genomic region, the following are encoded:
- a CDS encoding energy transducer TonB, protein MRMAGTWGSAFAVALAVHLSVFALVGQGLLAETALEPQFEYMEVELAPLPPAAKPGQAKEIPAASNHSPDLSSNKQVYPAARPAAARLAPVREQTEAWPQVAAVAAAGVSSGVSSSDFSGEAGAGAAAGGGTGNSVSAGGTGPAAEPVDRRPSLAYAPLPEYPVEARRNHWQGKVFVSVLVTAAGRAAEAKVAESSGYDVLDQAAVNVVLYKWRFNPAERGGQAVPGRVRVPVTFSLDR, encoded by the coding sequence ATGAGGATGGCAGGGACTTGGGGCTCAGCCTTTGCGGTGGCTTTGGCTGTTCACCTTAGCGTTTTTGCTTTAGTGGGGCAGGGATTATTGGCGGAAACAGCCTTGGAGCCACAATTTGAATATATGGAAGTTGAGCTGGCACCGCTCCCCCCTGCTGCTAAACCGGGTCAGGCGAAGGAGATACCGGCGGCCAGTAATCACAGCCCGGACCTGAGCAGCAACAAGCAGGTTTATCCGGCTGCCAGGCCGGCAGCTGCCCGCTTGGCTCCCGTCAGGGAGCAGACCGAGGCTTGGCCGCAGGTTGCAGCTGTCGCCGCGGCCGGTGTGTCATCAGGCGTAAGCAGCAGCGATTTTAGCGGAGAGGCAGGAGCAGGAGCGGCGGCAGGCGGCGGGACGGGAAATAGCGTCTCTGCCGGCGGAACCGGGCCGGCAGCAGAGCCGGTTGACCGCCGGCCGTCGCTGGCTTATGCGCCTTTGCCGGAATATCCGGTGGAAGCCAGGCGCAATCACTGGCAGGGAAAGGTATTTGTCAGTGTACTGGTGACGGCTGCGGGAAGAGCCGCCGAGGCGAAAGTGGCCGAAAGCTCAGGCTATGATGTGCTGGATCAGGCGGCGGTGAACGTAGTGCTGTACAAATGGCGGTTTAATCCTGCCGAGCGCGGCGGACAGGCTGTACCTGGCAGGGTGAGAGTGCCGGTTACGTTTAGCCTGGATCGCTGA
- a CDS encoding GTP-binding protein translates to MKLITVSGAPSSGKTSVILRLIDCLRQGGQEVGVVKFDCLTSFDQLRYEEYGVKVQVGFSGKFCPDHFFITNIADAVEWGERTGLDILISESAGLCNRCSPHIQGILAICVIDNLSGVNTPRKIGPMLKLADIVVITKGDIVSQAEREVFMGSVRQVNPRASILFVNGITGQGAFLLSKHVMNAAAVTSVRNRRLRFSMPASVCAYCTGETRIGESYQMGMLKKMEFKVES, encoded by the coding sequence ATGAAGCTGATTACGGTGTCAGGGGCACCTTCTTCTGGTAAGACCTCGGTAATTTTACGGCTGATTGATTGCCTTAGGCAAGGTGGGCAGGAGGTCGGCGTGGTTAAGTTTGACTGTCTGACTTCTTTTGATCAACTGCGTTACGAAGAATATGGCGTAAAAGTGCAGGTGGGCTTTTCCGGGAAATTTTGCCCTGATCATTTTTTTATTACTAATATTGCTGATGCTGTGGAGTGGGGAGAACGCACCGGGCTGGATATATTGATCAGTGAAAGCGCGGGTTTATGTAATCGCTGTTCCCCGCATATCCAGGGAATTCTTGCCATTTGTGTTATTGATAATCTATCAGGGGTGAATACTCCCCGCAAAATTGGTCCTATGCTCAAGCTGGCCGATATTGTTGTCATTACCAAGGGTGATATTGTTTCCCAAGCCGAACGGGAGGTTTTTATGGGGAGTGTCCGGCAGGTTAACCCCAGGGCCTCCATTCTCTTTGTGAATGGCATTACCGGTCAGGGTGCATTTCTCTTAAGCAAGCATGTTATGAATGCAGCTGCTGTTACCAGTGTGAGAAACCGGCGCTTGCGCTTTTCCATGCCGGCTTCTGTATGCGCTTACTGTACCGGTGAAACGCGAATCGGTGAAAGCTACCAGATGGGAATGCTGAAAAAGATGGAATTCAAGGTGGAATCATGA
- a CDS encoding Rossmann-like domain-containing protein, whose amino-acid sequence MWELYDTMIAGIPEDCLVDEFICGTYGVLIRSGERCGFSHIIPGDTLPETMKKTLNMPLRKLAECIKSWNFVEASVGLAAINTWYNSPATAADNGIVLANSLYSEDRLNDPFIAYQNRIKNKKVAVFGHFPYVEQLFRPVSDLVIIAREPEEEGDYPESAADYILPEYDFVVLSCTSLIYKTLPRLLNLSKNAYVIIVGPSTPLAPSLFAFGVNDLSGFVVKDNAGAAQIVAGLERSPIYKTGQKVALKSQEFTGRTSLAGLDI is encoded by the coding sequence ATGTGGGAGTTATATGACACTATGATTGCGGGAATACCGGAGGATTGTCTTGTCGACGAATTTATCTGCGGCACTTATGGCGTACTCATACGCAGCGGGGAGAGGTGTGGCTTCAGCCATATCATACCAGGCGATACCCTGCCGGAGACGATGAAAAAGACACTTAATATGCCCTTGCGGAAGCTGGCAGAATGTATTAAATCCTGGAATTTCGTCGAAGCCTCTGTCGGTCTGGCGGCCATAAATACCTGGTATAATTCGCCGGCAACTGCGGCAGACAACGGCATTGTGCTTGCTAACAGCTTATACAGTGAGGATCGTCTTAATGATCCCTTTATTGCCTATCAAAATAGGATAAAAAATAAAAAAGTAGCTGTTTTCGGTCATTTTCCCTATGTTGAGCAATTGTTCCGGCCTGTCTCTGACCTCGTCATCATTGCGCGTGAGCCGGAGGAGGAAGGTGATTACCCGGAATCGGCCGCCGACTACATCCTGCCGGAATATGATTTTGTTGTCTTAAGCTGTACAAGTCTTATTTACAAGACATTACCGCGTCTGCTGAATTTATCAAAAAATGCTTATGTTATTATTGTCGGCCCATCAACACCATTGGCACCGTCGCTATTTGCTTTCGGTGTCAATGATTTATCAGGCTTTGTGGTTAAGGATAATGCCGGTGCGGCGCAGATTGTGGCAGGCCTGGAACGCAGCCCGATTTACAAGACAGGGCAGAAAGTAGCGCTTAAATCCCAAGAGTTCACTGGGAGGACCAGCCTGGCGGGACTTGATATCTAA
- a CDS encoding ATP-binding cassette domain-containing protein, translating to MRQAIRECAASRTIAEIINTYPVVQDFFINYNLPNLQKNLTLAQALAEIPQEQLAEFGLDRFSLTEELVRFVAALAGNLEAQEKVESITIIGGRNKAGEAENVTLTIAAGEVISIVGPTGSGKSRLLGDIECLAQCDTPTNRQILINDHVLTDEQRFDMGNKLVAQLSQNMNFVMDVNVAEFLAMHAKIRLCKNPEQVINRCFVCANEMAGEKFAMDTRVTELSGGQSRALMIADTAHMSASPIVLIDEIENAGIDRKQAISLLTENQKIVLISTHDPLLALSADKRIVIKNGGIYKILETSDEEAKSLRDIEKLDAMMLAVRQQLRYGERVKPLMPVLG from the coding sequence ATGAGGCAAGCAATCAGAGAGTGTGCGGCAAGCAGGACAATTGCTGAAATTATCAATACTTATCCGGTGGTACAGGATTTCTTTATTAATTATAATTTACCGAATCTGCAGAAAAATCTTACGCTGGCTCAGGCTTTGGCCGAAATACCACAGGAGCAATTGGCAGAGTTCGGTCTTGATAGATTCAGCTTGACAGAAGAACTGGTAAGGTTCGTGGCAGCATTGGCAGGAAACCTGGAGGCACAGGAAAAGGTAGAAAGTATTACCATCATCGGCGGTAGAAATAAAGCAGGGGAAGCCGAGAATGTGACGCTTACCATTGCCGCCGGTGAGGTTATCAGCATTGTCGGCCCTACCGGTTCAGGGAAAAGCCGTCTCTTAGGGGACATTGAATGCCTGGCGCAATGCGATACACCGACCAACAGGCAAATTCTGATCAATGATCATGTGTTGACTGATGAACAGCGGTTTGATATGGGCAATAAACTGGTGGCGCAGTTATCGCAAAATATGAATTTTGTTATGGATGTGAATGTGGCGGAATTTCTGGCAATGCATGCAAAGATCCGCCTGTGCAAAAATCCCGAACAAGTCATCAACCGCTGCTTTGTTTGCGCCAACGAAATGGCTGGTGAAAAATTTGCCATGGATACCAGAGTAACTGAGCTGTCAGGGGGGCAATCACGGGCGCTGATGATTGCCGACACAGCTCATATGAGCGCCTCGCCCATTGTTCTGATTGATGAAATCGAAAATGCCGGCATTGACAGGAAGCAGGCCATCAGCCTGTTGACTGAAAACCAAAAGATTGTACTGATTTCCACCCATGACCCGCTGCTGGCCTTGAGTGCCGATAAACGGATTGTTATCAAAAATGGCGGTATCTATAAAATCCTGGAGACATCGGACGAAGAGGCCAAAAGCTTACGTGATATTGAAAAACTGGATGCCATGATGCTGGCTGTCAGGCAGCAATTGCGGTACGGAGAGCGGGTTAAGCCGTTGATGCCTGTCCTGGGATAA
- a CDS encoding TonB-dependent receptor, with amino-acid sequence MRENFKKRMIPPVLAVCLLSSFQLATAQEVDEATLEGVEVHSTSLEKYQVTTAVITAEKIKETGARNLAEALEAVPGLYMATADKNARLVRIRGAATDQTRVYIDGLPVFPLSGIASNSASDLAGIPVDNIEKIEIIKGPGPVQYGTDYKGGVILITTKDGKGPGQFQLNLAAGSDKRFDHSISYRGSDDNASYSFAAGKSKGDGYLRHSEFDKEYFDGKIKWKLGEGQNLTISGWYMNTDRDIANGIDQETGKETSATGNKWSGDTFLDQAGIPDPNQSKPDKNSTTDVKDWKYRDFKQTNIAVQYDQKVNDRFKYDVKVYHVTDRNTLQVTNGNNVKLGVNTKKNPQLYSSDWTSSGNGLELTADWQAARNNTVTFGAKYSKLDWDASENRSLNPGGITDGGSDKRIGYYLQDSWQLDSKTNLTAGVRHDKVTQAFDNIPGKTPAELADIDDSTTDPVFNLTHQLDEKNTLRFSAGKTHNFVTAKQANANRKAGYAVPGTEKATNQEIGWKHKLNEKASLDIAIFKNDIDNRIDRLPGKTEYRNIAKTEIRGVELEYNQQISKRLKGFVNYTYLKAEDTNAGVTTDAANLPDSMFNYGATYTVDKLQATLIGHYFGNVSNTDVSTPNNYGNIYKKLDSYHTVDLNFNYQENDNLSYYLHINNLFDTKYWDKYDERGDGINFMAGISMKM; translated from the coding sequence ATGAGAGAAAATTTCAAGAAAAGGATGATTCCCCCGGTGCTGGCTGTTTGCTTATTAAGCTCATTCCAGCTTGCCACAGCACAAGAGGTCGATGAGGCCACGCTTGAGGGCGTGGAAGTCCACTCGACATCCCTGGAGAAATACCAAGTGACCACAGCAGTTATTACCGCCGAAAAAATTAAGGAAACCGGCGCAAGAAATCTGGCTGAGGCTCTGGAAGCGGTACCCGGGCTGTATATGGCCACTGCTGATAAGAATGCCCGGCTGGTACGTATCCGGGGGGCGGCCACCGACCAGACGAGGGTTTATATTGACGGGCTGCCGGTGTTTCCCTTATCAGGTATCGCCTCCAACTCGGCGTCTGATTTGGCTGGTATACCTGTCGATAATATTGAAAAGATTGAGATCATTAAAGGACCCGGACCGGTGCAATACGGCACAGACTATAAAGGCGGCGTTATTTTAATTACCACCAAGGATGGCAAGGGGCCAGGCCAGTTTCAGCTTAATTTGGCAGCAGGCTCTGATAAACGCTTTGACCACAGCATCTCCTACCGCGGCAGTGATGATAATGCCAGCTACTCCTTTGCCGCCGGCAAAAGCAAAGGCGACGGGTATCTGAGACACTCCGAGTTTGATAAGGAGTATTTTGACGGTAAAATAAAATGGAAGCTGGGTGAGGGCCAGAACCTGACAATCAGCGGCTGGTATATGAACACCGACCGGGACATTGCCAATGGCATTGACCAGGAAACCGGCAAAGAGACCTCGGCCACCGGCAATAAATGGTCTGGTGATACATTTCTTGACCAGGCTGGTATTCCAGATCCTAATCAAAGCAAGCCAGATAAAAACAGTACGACAGATGTAAAAGACTGGAAATACCGGGACTTCAAACAAACCAATATTGCCGTACAGTATGATCAAAAGGTCAATGACCGGTTCAAATATGATGTGAAGGTTTACCATGTTACTGACCGCAATACCCTGCAGGTAACTAATGGCAATAACGTTAAATTGGGTGTAAATACCAAGAAAAACCCGCAGTTGTACAGCAGTGACTGGACCTCAAGCGGCAACGGTCTGGAGCTTACTGCCGACTGGCAGGCAGCCCGGAACAATACCGTCACCTTTGGCGCCAAATACAGCAAGCTTGACTGGGATGCCAGCGAAAATAGAAGTTTAAATCCAGGCGGTATCACTGACGGCGGCAGCGATAAGCGCATTGGTTATTACCTGCAGGATAGCTGGCAGCTTGACAGCAAAACCAATCTGACCGCAGGCGTGCGCCATGACAAGGTAACGCAAGCCTTTGACAACATTCCGGGGAAAACACCGGCAGAACTTGCAGATATTGACGATTCTACCACTGATCCGGTATTTAACCTGACCCATCAATTGGATGAGAAAAATACGCTGCGTTTTTCGGCAGGCAAAACCCATAACTTTGTTACCGCCAAGCAGGCTAACGCTAATCGCAAGGCTGGTTATGCCGTTCCGGGGACTGAAAAGGCCACCAACCAGGAGATCGGCTGGAAGCACAAGCTTAATGAAAAAGCATCACTGGACATTGCTATTTTCAAAAATGATATTGATAACCGGATTGACAGACTGCCGGGAAAAACGGAATATCGCAACATTGCTAAAACCGAGATACGGGGAGTAGAGCTGGAATATAACCAACAGATCAGCAAACGCCTGAAGGGCTTTGTTAATTACACGTATTTGAAGGCGGAAGACACGAATGCCGGGGTTACCACCGATGCCGCCAATTTGCCTGACAGTATGTTCAATTACGGTGCAACCTACACGGTGGACAAGCTCCAGGCTACCTTGATCGGTCATTACTTTGGCAATGTTAGCAATACTGATGTCAGTACACCCAACAACTATGGAAATATCTATAAGAAGCTGGATAGCTATCATACGGTAGATCTTAATTTCAACTATCAGGAGAATGACAATCTGTCCTATTATTTGCATATCAACAATCTGTTTGACACTAAATACTGGGATAAATATGACGAACGGGGCGACGGCATTAACTTCATGGCCGGCATAAGCATGAAAATGTAG